The following proteins come from a genomic window of Myroides odoratus DSM 2801:
- a CDS encoding DUF3037 domain-containing protein: MLVYEYAVIRFVPRVERGEFINIGLLLFCKQKRALRGQYFLNREKLACFATEIDLDVLEKHIQAFIAIAQAEAKASPITGFDTAERFRWLAATKSSCIQVSPTHCGLTADAEQTFNQLFEELVL; this comes from the coding sequence ATGTTGGTATATGAGTATGCAGTGATTCGATTCGTTCCTCGTGTGGAACGTGGAGAGTTCATTAACATTGGGCTTTTGCTTTTTTGCAAACAAAAAAGAGCATTGCGTGGGCAGTATTTTTTAAACCGTGAAAAGTTAGCTTGTTTTGCTACAGAAATCGATCTGGATGTTTTAGAAAAACACATCCAAGCCTTTATCGCTATTGCACAAGCGGAAGCCAAGGCAAGCCCTATAACAGGATTTGATACTGCTGAGCGCTTTAGATGGCTAGCCGCAACAAAGAGCTCGTGTATTCAAGTTTCGCCGACCCATTGTGGTTTGACAGCAGATGCAGAGCAAACGTTTAATCAACTTTTTGAAGAACTAGTCTTGTAG
- a CDS encoding potassium channel family protein: MKYIIIGLGNFGASLAQKLTEQGNEVIGVDKNMARVDANKDKVSHTICLDSTDQYLVAGLPLANTDIVIVAIGEDQGANIMTTAVLKNLNVKRLISRAITPLHENVLQAIGVDEIVHPEEETAERWAKKLCIKGVVDSYEINGRYSIVEITISDRFANKTLGEIGFRTNYNLVVLTTLKVREERNFFGAQRKIHEVQGIASYDTVLHKGDIMVLYGDNKDIKRILND, from the coding sequence ATGAAATATATAATTATCGGTTTAGGAAATTTTGGTGCTTCTTTGGCTCAAAAGTTAACCGAACAAGGAAATGAAGTCATCGGAGTCGATAAAAATATGGCTCGCGTAGATGCAAATAAGGACAAAGTATCGCATACGATTTGTTTGGATTCAACGGATCAGTATTTAGTTGCGGGTTTACCTTTGGCTAATACAGATATTGTTATTGTTGCTATTGGAGAAGATCAAGGGGCTAATATTATGACCACTGCAGTTTTAAAGAATTTAAATGTCAAGCGTTTAATTAGTCGTGCGATTACACCTTTACACGAAAATGTATTACAGGCGATTGGTGTTGATGAAATTGTACACCCAGAAGAAGAAACAGCAGAGCGTTGGGCGAAGAAATTGTGCATCAAAGGAGTGGTCGATTCGTATGAAATTAACGGACGCTATAGTATTGTTGAAATCACAATATCGGATCGTTTTGCCAATAAAACACTTGGGGAAATTGGCTTTAGAACGAATTATAACTTAGTTGTATTGACTACGTTGAAGGTAAGAGAAGAGCGCAATTTCTTTGGGGCACAACGAAAAATTCACGAGGTACAAGGCATCGCTTCTTATGATACTGTTTTACACAAAGGGGATATCATGGTATTGTATGGCGATAATAAAGATATTAAGCGCATATTGAATGATTAG
- a CDS encoding serine hydrolase domain-containing protein, which yields MNTKLAISLVSLLAFASCKQQQEATMDLALNMPIIKEHNVFVDKPYESSFQELKPEYILEKGQQIEDFYNQYIKKSGYTGSFLVAQNGKILYENYSGYANKRQNEAITETTPIHVASVGKVVTAITILRLVQEDLLSLDQPVSEIIEGFPYENITVRTLLSHRSGLKYYGYYPNKWTSQNVITNDQVLEVIKSQTVGLDFKPNTRFTYSNTNYVVLASIAEKVTGKKFKQVVRDLIFDPLEMNHSFVFDDITHKNEVTQSYNSNYREMHWDYMDGTYGDKNIYTTPRDMLKLDTAMYSDDFLSADLKAQMTEGYSFESKGTRNYGLGMRLIKMKNNKNYTYHNGWWRGNTSSYIRLADSNACIILFSNKYSKLTYKTIDLSHYLGDYPVGNVEL from the coding sequence ATGAATACCAAACTCGCAATCTCTTTAGTTAGCTTATTAGCTTTCGCTTCTTGCAAACAGCAACAAGAAGCTACTATGGATTTAGCCTTGAATATGCCCATCATCAAAGAACACAATGTCTTTGTTGATAAGCCTTATGAATCTTCATTTCAAGAACTAAAACCAGAGTATATCCTTGAAAAAGGACAACAAATCGAAGATTTCTACAATCAATATATCAAGAAAAGCGGTTATACAGGAAGCTTTTTAGTAGCACAAAACGGTAAAATTTTATATGAAAACTATTCCGGCTATGCGAATAAAAGACAAAATGAAGCCATTACCGAAACCACGCCTATTCACGTAGCCTCAGTGGGTAAAGTAGTTACAGCAATAACTATTTTGCGCTTGGTACAAGAGGACCTATTGAGCCTAGATCAACCTGTTTCAGAAATTATCGAAGGTTTTCCTTATGAGAATATTACAGTGCGTACTTTACTAAGTCACCGCAGTGGTTTAAAATATTATGGCTACTACCCAAACAAATGGACCAGCCAAAATGTAATTACCAATGACCAGGTCTTAGAAGTAATCAAGAGTCAAACTGTTGGTTTAGATTTCAAACCCAACACGCGTTTTACTTATAGCAACACCAATTATGTTGTTCTTGCTTCTATTGCTGAAAAAGTAACAGGTAAAAAGTTTAAACAAGTGGTTCGCGATTTAATTTTTGATCCACTAGAAATGAACCACAGCTTTGTCTTTGACGATATTACACACAAAAATGAAGTAACTCAGTCTTATAATTCAAACTACCGCGAAATGCATTGGGATTATATGGATGGTACCTATGGGGATAAAAATATTTACACCACCCCAAGAGATATGCTCAAATTAGATACAGCAATGTATTCGGATGACTTTTTAAGTGCTGATTTAAAAGCGCAAATGACAGAAGGGTATAGCTTTGAGAGTAAAGGCACACGTAACTATGGCTTAGGTATGCGTTTAATCAAAATGAAGAACAATAAAAACTATACCTACCACAACGGTTGGTGGAGAGGAAATACATCTTCTTATATTCGCTTAGCTGATTCTAATGCTTGTATCATTCTCTTTTCAAACAAGTATTCGAAATTAACGTATAAGACAATTGATTTATCTCATTATTTAGGAGATTATCCTGTCGGAAATGTAGAGTTGTAA
- a CDS encoding DUF3822 family protein: MEQSLNKLIIQVSLQKFTFIIQEIESKQIHHFASEGFNQNRPIEDQLHSLFAKHEILSTPFEDILVLHDSNLNTFVPTALFDEQALGSYLQYNTKVFSTDFFAFDELSAKNINNVYIPYVQINNVLLDQLGAFTYQHINTALVDRILDLSANNKGIEVYAYVQKDHFELIVVQEGQLILFNSFLYNTAQDFIYYLLFVYEQLKLDAETVPLKLLSRIEKDDSLFEQAYTYIRHVEILEEQATIAPSLLLHYQVPKQHYILFHL, translated from the coding sequence CCCTTCAGAAATTTACGTTTATCATTCAAGAAATTGAATCGAAACAAATTCACCATTTTGCTTCGGAAGGGTTCAACCAAAATAGACCAATTGAAGATCAGTTGCACAGCCTCTTTGCTAAACATGAAATTTTATCGACTCCTTTCGAGGATATTTTAGTTTTACACGATAGCAACCTCAATACGTTTGTGCCAACGGCCTTATTTGATGAGCAAGCGCTAGGATCGTATTTACAATACAACACCAAAGTATTTTCTACTGATTTTTTTGCTTTTGATGAATTATCAGCTAAAAACATCAACAATGTGTATATTCCCTATGTGCAGATCAACAATGTTTTGTTAGATCAACTTGGGGCATTTACGTATCAACATATTAATACGGCTTTAGTTGATCGCATCTTAGATCTTTCAGCGAACAATAAAGGAATCGAAGTATATGCCTACGTGCAAAAAGATCACTTCGAACTCATCGTTGTACAAGAAGGACAATTAATTTTATTCAATTCCTTCCTATACAACACTGCACAAGATTTTATCTACTACTTATTATTCGTATATGAACAGCTTAAACTGGATGCCGAAACGGTTCCTTTGAAGCTGTTAAGTCGTATCGAAAAAGACGACAGCTTGTTTGAACAGGCCTATACGTATATTCGACACGTAGAAATTTTGGAGGAACAAGCAACTATTGCCCCTTCTCTCCTCTTACATTATCAAGTACCCAAACAACATTATATTTTATTCCATCTATGA
- a CDS encoding TrkH family potassium uptake protein → MPLFYLKDVVVNKIKYFLVRLPFLLSFISLFVLIFDLGFNTLNDYHSHLHHLYNVCLTFGMVIIIYRYYSAFQKKKFPSLGVKIFDVFSVLLFLTLVVVRWQPEHTIRFFDSNAVIFFAVFIMLVREFSMLQLNLKKTKLTPPQLFIVSFLLIIFIGAFMLSFPKATVTPGSLRYIDALFTATSAVCVTGLSTVDIGSQFTLFGKTVMIFLMECGGLGIMTIASYFSYFFRGKASYGNQLVLKDVSSIDKLGDVFGTLKRIMIISGIIQLIGMIAIFISIRNQVFDSIYERIFFAIFHGVSAFCNAGFSTLPENLYTLEYRFNYPLQLIIAGLFIMGGLGFPIVYNVYKYVKHLIVNRILPFSLKEASVYVPRVINLSTKIILITTAGLIVGGTVLVYLLEYNNTLSEHHGIGKVVVAFFTATSPRTAGFASVDNNLFTVPTFLILMLLMWIGASPISTGGGIKTTTFAIALLNIWTLMKGKTRIEVNRREVDESAVRRAFAIIFLSLFSIGIALFALTFFEPKIDIIRLAYEAFSAYSTAGLSTGITAKLADPSKVTLIMLMFVGRVSILTILIAISKKETITNYRYPTEEILIN, encoded by the coding sequence ATGCCGTTATTTTACCTCAAGGATGTCGTTGTGAATAAAATAAAGTACTTTTTAGTTCGCTTGCCGTTCTTGCTTAGTTTTATTTCTTTATTTGTCCTAATTTTTGATTTAGGTTTCAATACGTTGAACGATTATCACAGCCATTTACACCATTTGTACAATGTGTGTTTGACCTTTGGTATGGTGATTATCATCTATCGGTATTACAGTGCTTTTCAAAAAAAGAAATTCCCCAGTTTAGGGGTTAAAATCTTCGATGTTTTTAGCGTGCTTTTATTTTTGACGCTGGTCGTTGTTCGTTGGCAACCGGAACATACCATTCGTTTTTTTGATAGTAATGCGGTCATTTTCTTTGCTGTATTTATCATGCTTGTGCGTGAGTTTTCCATGTTGCAGCTCAACTTGAAGAAAACAAAGCTAACGCCTCCTCAGTTGTTTATCGTCAGTTTTTTGCTGATTATCTTCATTGGGGCCTTTATGCTTTCTTTTCCAAAAGCTACGGTTACACCAGGGAGTTTGCGCTATATTGATGCGCTATTTACCGCTACAAGTGCTGTATGTGTTACGGGATTATCCACTGTTGATATAGGAAGCCAGTTTACCCTTTTCGGGAAGACGGTGATGATCTTTTTGATGGAATGTGGAGGATTGGGGATCATGACTATTGCGAGTTATTTTAGCTATTTCTTTAGGGGAAAAGCATCGTACGGCAATCAATTGGTTTTAAAAGATGTGTCGTCGATTGATAAGTTAGGGGATGTTTTTGGAACCTTGAAACGCATTATGATTATCTCAGGTATTATCCAATTGATTGGGATGATTGCTATTTTTATTAGCATTCGAAATCAAGTATTTGATTCTATATATGAGCGAATATTCTTCGCTATTTTTCATGGAGTTTCCGCTTTTTGTAATGCGGGATTCTCCACTTTACCTGAAAATTTATATACCCTAGAATATCGATTCAACTATCCGTTGCAATTAATTATTGCTGGTTTATTTATTATGGGTGGTTTAGGCTTTCCTATCGTCTATAATGTCTATAAATACGTCAAGCACCTTATTGTGAACCGAATTCTTCCTTTTAGTTTGAAAGAAGCAAGTGTATACGTACCTCGTGTAATCAATTTGAGTACAAAGATTATTCTTATTACAACAGCGGGGTTAATTGTTGGAGGAACGGTTTTGGTTTATTTATTAGAATATAACAATACTTTATCCGAACATCACGGAATTGGAAAAGTGGTAGTGGCCTTTTTTACTGCTACTTCACCGCGTACTGCGGGGTTTGCTTCGGTAGATAATAATTTGTTTACTGTGCCTACATTTTTAATTCTGATGCTTTTGATGTGGATTGGAGCATCTCCCATTTCTACTGGAGGGGGGATTAAAACGACGACATTTGCTATTGCGTTATTGAATATATGGACGTTGATGAAAGGGAAAACGAGAATCGAAGTTAACCGTAGAGAAGTAGATGAGTCTGCTGTAAGACGCGCATTTGCCATCATCTTTTTATCGTTGTTTAGTATTGGAATTGCACTATTTGCTTTGACTTTTTTTGAGCCTAAAATCGATATTATTCGTTTGGCTTATGAAGCATTTTCAGCTTATAGTACAGCAGGATTGAGTACGGGTATTACAGCAAAACTAGCAGATCCTAGTAAAGTAACACTCATCATGTTGATGTTTGTAGGACGCGTGAGTATCTTGACGATTTTAATTGCAATTAGCAAAAAAGAAACGATAACCAATTACAGGTATCCAACAGAAGAAATTTTGATTAACTAA
- a CDS encoding RsmD family RNA methyltransferase produces MRIISGKLKGRKLSPPKNLPVRPTTDMSKEALFNILNNHFNFSELQVLDLFSGTGSISYEFASRGVENIVSIDADYGCVNFIKKTAKDFDLNIVPYKSDVFKFLEKHQGTYDIIFADPPYDFTQEQFEKIVTDILNNNLLDEEGMLVVEHSKFTKLEHLPHFSFEKNYGGSVFTFFEYASDEEDEDTDEE; encoded by the coding sequence ATGAGAATTATTTCAGGAAAATTAAAAGGAAGAAAACTAAGTCCACCTAAAAACTTACCTGTTCGCCCAACTACAGACATGAGTAAAGAAGCTTTGTTTAATATTTTAAACAATCACTTCAATTTCTCTGAGCTACAAGTCTTAGACTTATTTTCAGGCACAGGAAGTATTAGCTACGAGTTTGCTTCAAGAGGCGTGGAAAATATTGTCAGCATTGATGCTGATTACGGTTGTGTCAATTTTATTAAGAAAACAGCAAAGGATTTTGATTTAAATATCGTTCCTTACAAATCGGATGTATTCAAATTTCTTGAAAAACACCAAGGAACCTATGACATTATTTTTGCTGACCCCCCTTATGATTTCACGCAAGAGCAATTTGAAAAAATTGTAACAGATATTTTAAACAATAACCTCTTAGATGAAGAGGGAATGTTAGTAGTAGAGCACTCTAAATTCACAAAATTAGAACACCTTCCTCATTTTTCTTTTGAGAAGAACTACGGAGGATCTGTCTTTACTTTTTTTGAATACGCATCAGACGAAGAAGACGAAGATACAGACGAAGAATAA
- a CDS encoding 1,4-dihydroxy-2-naphthoyl-CoA synthase produces the protein MSKIEWKTAIEFEDITYKKCDGVARIAFNRPEVRNAFRPKTTSELYRAFYDAQEDTSIGVVLLSAEGPSPKDGVYSFCSGGDQKARGHQGYVGEDGMHRLNILEVQRLIRFMPKVVIAVVPGWAVGGGHSLHVVCDMTLASKEHAIFKQTDADVTSFDGGYGSAYLAKMVGQKKAREIFFLGRNYSAQEAFEMGMVNAVIPHAELEDTAYEWAQEVLAKSPTSIKMLKFAMNLTDDGMVGQQVFAGEATRLAYMTEEAIEGRNAFLEKRKPNFPKKWIP, from the coding sequence ATGAGTAAAATAGAATGGAAAACGGCGATCGAGTTTGAAGACATTACCTATAAAAAGTGTGATGGAGTAGCTCGTATTGCGTTTAATCGACCAGAAGTTCGAAATGCTTTTAGACCAAAAACAACGAGTGAGTTGTACCGTGCTTTTTACGATGCGCAAGAAGATACTTCTATTGGCGTTGTATTGCTTTCTGCAGAAGGCCCTTCACCAAAAGATGGCGTGTATTCTTTTTGTAGTGGAGGAGACCAAAAAGCGAGAGGGCATCAAGGGTATGTTGGAGAAGATGGAATGCATCGTTTGAATATATTAGAGGTGCAGCGTTTAATTCGCTTCATGCCTAAAGTTGTGATTGCTGTAGTACCTGGATGGGCTGTTGGTGGAGGACATAGTTTACACGTCGTTTGTGATATGACCTTGGCGAGTAAAGAGCATGCTATTTTCAAACAAACAGATGCAGATGTAACTAGTTTTGATGGTGGATATGGTTCTGCGTATTTAGCTAAAATGGTTGGACAGAAAAAAGCGAGAGAGATTTTCTTTTTAGGAAGAAACTATTCGGCTCAAGAAGCTTTTGAAATGGGGATGGTTAATGCGGTAATTCCACATGCTGAGTTAGAAGACACAGCGTATGAATGGGCACAAGAAGTATTAGCGAAATCACCAACTTCTATTAAGATGTTGAAATTTGCGATGAACTTGACAGATGACGGTATGGTAGGACAGCAAGTATTTGCTGGAGAAGCTACTCGTTTAGCTTATATGACAGAAGAAGCGATTGAAGGACGCAATGCATTCTTAGAAAAACGCAAGCCGAATTTCCCTAAGAAATGGATTCCATAA
- a CDS encoding HipA family kinase, translated as MNKSVDLRSVVVTRYVTPLREGGSLPALADADDGFKYVIKFRGAGHGVKALIAELLGGLLAKTLGLPVPELVFATLDEAFGRTEADEEIQDLLKFSQGLNLGLHFLSGALTFDPQAYEVDEKLASQVVWLDAFITNVDRTFRNTNMLVWHKELWLIDHGASFYFHHSFTNWEKSALTPFALIKDHVLLGKASQLDEVNEAFTRILTDEVLQEVVQQIPVDWLTWEESELNPEEIRAVYYQFLQLRRDHASLFVNEAKKVRHVGI; from the coding sequence ATGAATAAATCAGTTGATTTAAGAAGTGTAGTGGTTACACGTTATGTCACTCCTTTGCGCGAAGGAGGATCTTTACCTGCCTTAGCGGATGCGGATGATGGCTTTAAATATGTCATTAAGTTCCGCGGTGCTGGACATGGGGTAAAGGCTTTAATTGCAGAATTATTGGGTGGGCTACTGGCTAAGACCTTAGGTTTACCAGTGCCTGAGCTAGTTTTTGCAACTTTAGATGAAGCATTTGGTAGAACAGAGGCCGATGAGGAAATACAAGACTTATTAAAGTTTAGCCAAGGACTGAATTTGGGGTTGCATTTTTTATCTGGGGCTTTGACATTTGATCCACAAGCCTATGAGGTAGATGAAAAATTGGCTTCTCAGGTGGTTTGGTTGGATGCTTTTATCACGAATGTTGACCGCACGTTTCGCAATACCAATATGTTGGTTTGGCATAAAGAACTATGGCTGATTGACCATGGTGCTTCTTTTTATTTTCATCATTCTTTTACCAATTGGGAAAAAAGTGCTTTGACTCCTTTCGCCCTGATCAAGGATCATGTGTTGTTGGGTAAAGCCTCTCAATTAGATGAAGTAAACGAAGCGTTTACTCGTATTTTAACGGATGAGGTTTTACAAGAAGTGGTACAACAGATTCCGGTAGATTGGTTAACTTGGGAAGAATCAGAGTTAAATCCAGAAGAAATAAGAGCTGTTTATTATCAGTTCTTACAACTAAGACGCGATCATGCATCGCTATTTGTTAATGAAGCAAAAAAGGTACGTCATGTTGGTATATGA